A single region of the bacterium BMS3Abin14 genome encodes:
- the thiG gene encoding thiazole synthase — MPAKGNGIRYTGSKVIYLAASRRGRGFFYMDGPLVIGDHTFSSRLLVGTGKFSSPEAMRDALDASETEMVTVALRRVDLANPEDSILSFVDRDRYVLLPNTSGARDADEAVRLARLARAAGCGPYVKLEVTPDPNYLLPDPVETLKAAEVLVREGFVVLPYIPADPILAKHLEEAGTATVMPLGSPIGSNRGLRTRDAIEIIIEMVNIPVVVDAGLGAPSHAAEAMELGADAVLVNTAIAVAGDPAIMARAFKKGVEAGREAYLAGMGCPGKKAVPSSPLTGFLR, encoded by the coding sequence ATGCCGGCGAAGGGAAACGGGATCAGATACACCGGATCAAAGGTGATTTATTTGGCCGCTTCCCGCCGGGGAAGGGGCTTTTTTTATATGGACGGACCGCTTGTAATTGGAGATCACACATTTTCCTCCCGCCTGCTGGTGGGAACGGGCAAGTTCTCCTCTCCCGAGGCGATGAGGGACGCTCTGGATGCATCGGAAACCGAGATGGTGACCGTAGCCCTCAGACGGGTGGACCTGGCAAATCCCGAGGATAGCATTCTCTCTTTCGTGGATCGGGATCGCTATGTCCTGCTCCCCAACACCTCGGGGGCGCGGGATGCCGATGAAGCGGTGCGTCTCGCCCGCCTGGCCAGGGCCGCCGGCTGCGGCCCCTACGTCAAGCTGGAGGTCACACCGGATCCCAATTATCTCCTTCCCGATCCGGTTGAAACCCTCAAAGCCGCAGAGGTCCTGGTAAGGGAAGGGTTCGTGGTCCTTCCGTACATCCCGGCCGACCCGATACTGGCCAAGCACCTCGAGGAAGCTGGAACTGCCACCGTGATGCCGCTGGGTTCGCCCATCGGGTCCAACCGTGGATTGAGGACCAGGGATGCCATTGAGATCATCATCGAGATGGTCAACATCCCGGTGGTAGTCGATGCCGGTCTGGGTGCCCCATCCCACGCCGCCGAGGCGATGGAGTTGGGCGCCGATGCGGTTCTTGTCAACACGGCCATCGCTGTGGCGGGAGATCCCGCCATCATGGCCCGTGCATTCAAAAAGGGTGTTGAGGCGGGAAGAGAGGCTTATCTCGCCGGGATGGGCTGTCCAGGTAAAAAAGCGGTGCCCTCCAGCCCTTTAACCGGCTTCCTGAGGTAG
- the rpoE_2 gene encoding ECF RNA polymerase sigma-E factor, giving the protein MREVRDEALAELAAEGDLDAFEELVNRHRAAVYRMARAVTGSHADADDAAQETFIRAYRSLGSYDASRPFRPWLRKIAHNTSLNVLRAAAGRARRFSTGEAPQHPDPSPNPEAAMEGRESRRGIETALKNLSSELRTTLHLRAAEGMSYRDIARVTGVRIGTVMSRLSRAREKVLGSLQAAEGRPEGGEGT; this is encoded by the coding sequence TTGCGGGAAGTCAGGGACGAAGCCCTTGCGGAGTTGGCGGCAGAGGGCGACCTCGATGCGTTCGAGGAACTGGTCAACCGGCATCGAGCGGCGGTCTACCGGATGGCGAGGGCTGTCACCGGCAGCCACGCTGACGCTGACGACGCGGCCCAGGAGACCTTCATCCGTGCTTACCGCTCACTGGGCTCTTACGATGCATCCAGGCCCTTCAGACCATGGCTCAGGAAGATCGCTCACAACACAAGCCTCAACGTTCTCCGGGCAGCCGCCGGCAGGGCACGCAGGTTTTCCACGGGCGAAGCGCCCCAACATCCGGACCCTTCCCCAAATCCGGAGGCGGCGATGGAGGGCCGGGAATCAAGACGCGGAATTGAGACGGCCCTGAAGAATCTGTCGTCCGAGCTTCGTACAACCCTGCACCTGAGGGCGGCGGAGGGCATGTCGTATAGGGATATCGCCAGGGTCACGGGGGTCAGGATAGGAACAGTCATGTCGAGGCTGTCCAGGGCCAGGGAAAAGGTCCTCGGTAGTCTCCAGGCGGCAGAGGGCCGGCCTGAGGGAGGTGAAGGGACATGA
- a CDS encoding von Willebrand factor type A domain protein — protein MEAKIKGHRLFFVLWGLVAAGAMVFHLFSAIPAAGSAIGLEVKPENRTILVPGNGLGNILIRITAPDDLRNPDRPLLNLTLVLDKSGSMGDQGKIRFARLAAHQLIDRLGPSDILSIVTYDDHVRIVSPSGKVRNRARLHRIIDSIYPGGRTYLSGGLEKGFAQAKRGRRKGYVSRILLLSDGLANVGNVNRDLLRIRAGSISESGVGVSTFGVGYDFDEDLLASLATGGGGSYYYIADPRDIAAALSREFQMASATVATDVQIVIRLLDGCRFDSAIGHEWKRNGDSVIIRLGDLSAGEKRSLMARVNVPGSELGEQRVADVSLQYRDPVSGRMTRYGPHRVSLKLVQDPMVYRKNFDDKVREEGAVLQSNARMKDAAARVDQGDRKGAIVILKEAAKALMSMPATEATRKELEKNESYQDQVGGMDSMDADEVKQMQKGVKYRAYRELNGRELN, from the coding sequence ATGGAAGCGAAAATCAAAGGACACAGGTTGTTTTTCGTTCTCTGGGGCCTGGTGGCTGCCGGAGCCATGGTCTTTCATCTGTTCTCGGCTATCCCGGCCGCAGGTTCGGCCATCGGACTGGAGGTAAAACCCGAGAACCGCACAATCCTGGTCCCGGGTAACGGATTGGGAAACATCCTCATCCGCATAACCGCTCCGGATGACCTTCGAAACCCCGACAGGCCCCTCCTGAACCTGACGCTGGTTCTCGACAAGAGCGGTTCCATGGGGGACCAGGGAAAGATCCGGTTCGCCAGGCTGGCGGCACATCAGCTTATCGATCGCCTTGGACCATCGGACATCCTGTCCATAGTCACATACGATGACCACGTAAGAATCGTGTCACCTTCAGGGAAAGTCAGGAATCGCGCCCGCCTGCACCGGATCATAGACTCCATATACCCCGGCGGCAGGACGTACCTGTCCGGAGGCCTGGAGAAGGGGTTTGCGCAAGCAAAAAGGGGCCGCAGGAAAGGCTACGTCAGCCGTATCCTTCTCCTTTCCGACGGGCTGGCCAATGTAGGGAACGTGAACAGGGACCTCCTGAGGATAAGGGCCGGCAGCATATCGGAATCGGGTGTGGGTGTCTCCACCTTCGGCGTGGGATACGACTTCGATGAGGATCTCCTGGCCTCCCTGGCCACAGGCGGGGGTGGTTCATACTATTACATCGCCGATCCCAGGGACATCGCTGCCGCCCTTTCCAGGGAATTCCAGATGGCTTCGGCCACGGTCGCTACGGACGTTCAGATAGTCATCCGCCTGCTGGACGGCTGCCGGTTTGACTCCGCCATCGGTCACGAGTGGAAAAGGAATGGTGACTCGGTGATCATCCGGTTGGGTGATCTGTCCGCCGGTGAAAAGAGAAGCCTCATGGCCAGGGTCAACGTTCCGGGGAGCGAACTCGGGGAGCAGAGGGTAGCCGACGTGTCGTTGCAATACCGTGACCCTGTGTCTGGACGGATGACCAGGTACGGTCCTCATCGGGTTTCCCTCAAGCTTGTGCAGGATCCCATGGTCTATAGAAAAAATTTCGACGATAAGGTCCGGGAGGAGGGCGCTGTCCTCCAGTCCAACGCCAGGATGAAGGACGCCGCCGCCAGGGTGGATCAAGGCGACCGGAAAGGCGCAATCGTCATACTCAAGGAAGCCGCCAAAGCTCTCATGAGCATGCCTGCAACGGAAGCCACCAGAAAGGAGCTCGAAAAGAACGAATCCTACCAAGACCAGGTCGGGGGAATGGACTCCATGGATGCCGATGAGGTCAAGCAGATGCAAAAGGGCGTGAAATACCGCGCATACCGGGAGTTGAACGGCCGGGAGTTGAACTGA